In Bombus huntii isolate Logan2020A chromosome 9, iyBomHunt1.1, whole genome shotgun sequence, a single window of DNA contains:
- the LOC126869353 gene encoding uncharacterized protein LOC126869353, producing MPKQVPVENLVIPPQDGRICGTICICQMTAVLSSVALVYLTVAIYMPSTRAFQSGISEIPVMCTTIRAINADNCEWGSCGEWCLSKTSGPCVQIHVNLRRNGSAIILANCTNTTNKTCYGIDQENAKKSKCIADECRNLTGTFNCTSGVCINITDAFECIFHDTDPPLKCSGRRGKITCIDIDGLFNCNRGTCERIRTPYNCDRRCVDIPTRNKNMILLSGDKVYLSQCERAIDVETNREIWHEDRGDVMMASCYGIFNSTLGVEAVDCINGSVLEKDLLSDLTNFTYLSYLNIFATKPLDETRMVAPPEQDLIIANESRLLINLEGCVNTLREECKEFLHVYGKDGSDHNARARFPCYYAEGNTEVVVSRFNLESTYKEFLIALVLPSVLFVISCLTLIFCQRTVVVGDDAKMRFKGTVGAGLTSIEKSASGNLGDAGGGNSAMAL from the coding sequence ATGCCCAAGCAAGTGCCAGTGGAGAATTTGGTGATCCCGCCGCAGGACGGTCGGATATGCGGGACGATTTGCATCTGCCAGATGACGGCGGTGTTATCCTCCGTCGCTCTGGTTTATCTGACCGTGGCGATTTACATGCCGAGCACGCGAGCGTTTCAATCTGGTATCAGCGAGATACCAGTGATGTGCACGACAATACGCGCGATCAACGCGGATAATTGTGAATGGGGCAGCTGTGGAGAGTGGTGCCTGTCGAAAACATCCGGCCCTTGCGTCCAGATTCATGTAAATCTCCGCAGAAACGGCTCGGCGATCATATTAGCGAACTGTACCAATACCACGAACAAGACCTGTTACGGTATCGATCAGGAAAACGCGAAGAAATCGAAATGCATCGCGGACGAGTGTCGCAATCTCACCGGTACGTTCAACTGTACGTCTGGTGTATGCATTAACATCACAGACGCGTTCGAGTGTATATTCCACGACACGGATCCACCGTTGAAATGTTCCGGTAGACGCGGTAAGATAACCTGCATAGACATAGACGGTCTGTTTAATTGTAACCGTGGAACCTGCGAACGTATCAGAACACCCTACAACTGCGACCGTAGGTGCGTCGATATCCCGACCAGGAacaaaaatatgattttattgAGCGGCGACAAGGTTTACCTGAGTCAATGCGAGAGAGCTATAGACGTCGAGACGAATCGGGAAATCTGGCACGAGGATCGTGGTGACGTCATGATGGCGTCCTGTTATGGAATATTCAACTCCACCTTGGGCGTCGAAGCTGTTGATTGTATCAATGGATCCGTTTTAGAGAAAGATCTTCTCTCTGATCTGACGAATTTCACCTATCTGTCATATCTCAACATATTCGCGACGAAACCACTGGATGAAACCAGAATGGTTGCTCCACCAGAGCAAGATCTTATCATCGCTAACGAAAGTCGTCTGCTAATTAATCTCGAGGGTTGCGTCAATACCCTACGCGAGGAATGTAAAGAATTCCTTCACGTATATGGGAAGGATGGTTCTGATCATAACGCACGCGCTAGATTTCCATGTTATTACGCTGAGGGTAACACTGAAGTCGTTGTATCCCGATTTAACCTGGAAAGCACTTACAAGGAGTTTCTAATCGCGTTGGTGTTGCCCAGTGTACTGTTCGTCATCAGTTGTCTGACGTTGATCTTTTGTCAGAGGACCGTGGTGGTCGGAGATGATGCCAAGATGAGATTTAAGGGCACAGTTGGTGCCGGCCTCACGTCGATAGAGAAGAGCGCTTCGGGTAACCTAGGGGATGCTGGCGGAGGAAACTCTGCTATGGCGCTCTGA
- the LOC126869356 gene encoding protein tipE isoform X1, giving the protein MGAQEEDTKSSTLGGVLPVVEVASLMEKAKFYTSLCLGTIAILAVFAFLFLIPFVVEPAISTILADFSPHAVACVVTDHVYAEGLKNCSWASCREGCTSAALRCHQIRVNYTRLTFEEFVAKPLGSISWDVSDTKFFVNTEGCGYPPTVNCSDFAKKYGYSNMGKIFPCYYSRTHPETVVARYSWDENLRHLVLALVVPTVVFGVSLSVLCYWYCPPMAKSCGGPGRNLIDKYSRKEDILGEDEFEEDEEEY; this is encoded by the exons ATGGGTGCCCAGGAAGAGGACACTAAGTCCAGCACCTTGGGTGGGGTGCTACCGGTGGTGGAAGTAGCGTCCTTGATGGAGAAAGCGAAATTTTACACGTCCCTCTGCCTGGGTACCATAGCCATCCTTGCTGTCTTCGCCTTCCTTTTTCTAATACCTTTCGTTGTGGAACCGGCAATTTCCACGATTTTGGCCGATTTCTCTCCTCACGCTGTGGCCTGTGTCGTCACTGATCATGTTTACGCTGAGGGACTAAAAAATTGCTCTTGGGCGAGCTGTAGAGAAG GTTGTACTAGCGCCGCGCTTCGTTGTCATCAGATTAGGGTGAACTATACGAGATTAACGTTCGAGGAATTCGTGGCAAAACCTTTGGGTTCCATTTCCTGGGATGTCTCGGACACGAAATTCTTCGTAAACACAGAAGGCTGCGGTTACCCACCCACAGTGAACTGTTCGGATTTTGCTAAGAAATACGGATATTCGAACATGGGAAAGATATTCCCCTGCTATTACAGCAGAACACACCCAGAGACTGTCGTTGCAAG GTACTCTTGGGATGAAAATTTGAGGCATCTAGTGCTAGCGTTGGTGGTGCCTACAGTTGTTTTTGGAGTATCCCTCAGTGTATTATGTTATTGGTATTGTCCACCGATGGCCAAGAGCTGCGGAGGGCCAGGTCGTAACCTGATTGACAAGTACTCGAGGAAGGAAGA TATCCTGGGAGAGGACGAGTTCGAGGAGGACGAGGAAGAATACTGA
- the LOC126869356 gene encoding protein tipE isoform X2 yields the protein MGAQEEDTKSSTLGGVLPVVEVASLMEKAKFYTSLCLGTIAILAVFAFLFLIPFVVEPAISTILADFSPHAVACVVTDHVYAEGLKNCSWASCREGCTSAALRCHQIRVNYTRLTFEEFVAKPLGSISWDVSDTKFFVNTEGCGYPPTVNCSDFAKKYGYSNMGKIFPCYYSRTHPETVVARYSWDENLRHLVLALVVPTVVFGVSLSVLCYWYCPPMAKSCGGPGRNLIDKYSRKEE from the exons ATGGGTGCCCAGGAAGAGGACACTAAGTCCAGCACCTTGGGTGGGGTGCTACCGGTGGTGGAAGTAGCGTCCTTGATGGAGAAAGCGAAATTTTACACGTCCCTCTGCCTGGGTACCATAGCCATCCTTGCTGTCTTCGCCTTCCTTTTTCTAATACCTTTCGTTGTGGAACCGGCAATTTCCACGATTTTGGCCGATTTCTCTCCTCACGCTGTGGCCTGTGTCGTCACTGATCATGTTTACGCTGAGGGACTAAAAAATTGCTCTTGGGCGAGCTGTAGAGAAG GTTGTACTAGCGCCGCGCTTCGTTGTCATCAGATTAGGGTGAACTATACGAGATTAACGTTCGAGGAATTCGTGGCAAAACCTTTGGGTTCCATTTCCTGGGATGTCTCGGACACGAAATTCTTCGTAAACACAGAAGGCTGCGGTTACCCACCCACAGTGAACTGTTCGGATTTTGCTAAGAAATACGGATATTCGAACATGGGAAAGATATTCCCCTGCTATTACAGCAGAACACACCCAGAGACTGTCGTTGCAAG GTACTCTTGGGATGAAAATTTGAGGCATCTAGTGCTAGCGTTGGTGGTGCCTACAGTTGTTTTTGGAGTATCCCTCAGTGTATTATGTTATTGGTATTGTCCACCGATGGCCAAGAGCTGCGGAGGGCCAGGTCGTAACCTGATTGACAAGTACTCGAGGAAGGAAGAGTAA